One window of Triticum dicoccoides isolate Atlit2015 ecotype Zavitan chromosome 5A, WEW_v2.0, whole genome shotgun sequence genomic DNA carries:
- the LOC119302426 gene encoding probable calcium-binding protein CML36: protein MKFFGSSTSKKENKGKKRSKRSGNGGSFASTASSSASDDQSVTTPRSVLPSSSGPAAPSGSGTTKKPALVAVTRLELEVALRTVVSTEEELAAMLAEAEAGLALDGIVAAEAADEGELRDTFAVFDADGDGRISAEELRAVLASLGDERCSVEDCGRMIGGVDTDGDGFVCFNEFTRTMMLAP, encoded by the coding sequence ATGAAGTTCTTCGGTTCCTCCACGTCCAAGAAGGAGAACAAGGGGAAGAAGAGATCCAAAAGGAGCGGCAACGGCGGCTCCTTCGCCTCCACCGCGTCGTCGTCGGCATCAGATGACCAGTCTGTCACAACGCCGAGATCTGTCCTGCCGTCGTCTTCGGGGCCGGCGGCACCATCCGGCTCCGGGACGACCAAGAAACCGGCCCTGGTCGCCGTGACGCGGCTGGAGCTGGAGGTGGCGCTGCGTACGGTCGTGTCGACAGAGGAGGAGCTGGCCGCGATGCTCGCCGAGGCGGAGGCCGGCCTCGCGCTTGATGGGATCGTGGCCGCGGAGGCCGCGGACGAGGGCGAGCTGAGGGACACATTTGCGGTGTTTGACGCTGACGGGGACGGGAGGATCTCCGCCGAGGAGCTCCGTGCCGTGTTGGCCTCCCTCGGCGACGAGCGGTGTTCCGTCGAGGACTGCGGCCGCATGATCGGCGGCGTCGACACCGACGGCGACGGCTTCGTCTGCTTCAACGAGTTTACCCGCACGATGATGCTTGCGCCGTGA